AGCCATTGAATACGCCCGCGAGCATAAAATCCCTCTCTTTGGTATATGTTTAGGAATGCAGCTTTCTGTTATCGAAGCCCTTCAAAATATTGGAGGTCACAAGAAAGCAAATTCAACAGAGTTTGAGCCAACTTTCATGCCTGTCGTGGGGCTTATGACCGAATGGGCCAAGGGTGATATGATTCAAAAGTACTTTCCCGGCGGTGATCTTGGCGGTACCATGCGTCTTGGTGCCTATGAATGTCAATTAACTCCAGACTCTAAATCTCATGATATTTATCATAGCGACCATATCTCTGAGCGCCACCGCCACCGTTATGAGGTCAATACTACCTATCTCAAAGAACTTGAAGAATGTGGTCTTTATGTAGTGGGAAAAACAGAAGACGGCTTTTTGCCAGAAGTTGTTGAACGCAAGGATCATCCTTGGTTTATTGGCGTTCAATTCCACCCTGAATTAAAATCACGGCCTTTCAAACCTCACCCTTTATTTACCTCATTTATTGAAGCAGCCCTCAATCAAAATCGTCTTGTTTAATAGGAGTATAGTATGACCCATCACGTTAAAGTCGGTAATCTTACCATTGGAAACGATCTCCCTTTAACCCTCCTTGCGGGACCTTGCGTTATGGAAAGTCGCGACCATGCTCTTGAAATGTCTCATGCCTTGGTAGAAATGACACAAAAATTGGGAATGGGGCTAATTTATAAAACCTCCTTTGATAAAGCCAATCGTACCAGCTTAAGCGGCGCAAGAGGAGTGGGTCTTAAGGAAGCACTCCCCGTCTTTGCAGAAATCCGCGAAAAGTGGGGATGCCCGATTGTCACCGATGTTCATGATGCTCTTCAATGTGCTCCCGTGGCCGAAGTCGTCGATGTTCTTCAAATCCCTGCTTTCTTGTGCCGTCAAACAGACCTTCTACTTGCAGCTGGCAACACAGGGAAAGCCTTAAACGTGAAAAAAGGGCAATTTCTTGCCCCTTGGGATATGAAGAACGTGGTAAAGAAAATTGAAGAAACCGGTAATAAAAACATTATGTTGTGTGAGCGCGGCGTTTCCTTTGGGTACAATACACTTGTCTCAGATATGCGTGCCCTTCCCATCATGGCTGAGCTTGGTTATCCC
This is a stretch of genomic DNA from Alphaproteobacteria bacterium. It encodes these proteins:
- the kdsA gene encoding 3-deoxy-8-phosphooctulonate synthase; the protein is MTHHVKVGNLTIGNDLPLTLLAGPCVMESRDHALEMSHALVEMTQKLGMGLIYKTSFDKANRTSLSGARGVGLKEALPVFAEIREKWGCPIVTDVHDALQCAPVAEVVDVLQIPAFLCRQTDLLLAAGNTGKALNVKKGQFLAPWDMKNVVKKIEETGNKNIMLCERGVSFGYNTLVSDMRALPIMAELGYPIVFDATHSVQQPGGQGSSTGGQREFVPVLARAAISIGVAAVFMETHQDPDKAPSDGPNMVKLKDMPALLETLMAFDNLSKSNPLSLAA